A genomic window from Glycine soja cultivar W05 chromosome 10, ASM419377v2, whole genome shotgun sequence includes:
- the LOC114371622 gene encoding DNA ligase 1-like encodes MIQASSSQILPCQTESLYRKQKARSIAVDSERKRRSKAIPVKISDQAEAENSDNDGDESQEASRKTTSSKRKASSTTASEKVLEEVFKEVKEASKDSLDEDSEYGIRQSTSFKSDPCVKSRRKEAAGTKEITLEVTSNLDHLHEIKIDSELATHVTPSIAEVGEKEKQDDDQSDSGSSPPKNDANLDDQHSKNEVNMNKITNSADQENEGYQPSESQAPFVKSSEMELVAQEEVLLAQLRPIENRLKGIRQQITDIRSSKESNEKQKEMFFSAATYNAEILKEQLEKKN; translated from the exons atgatcCAAGCTTCTAGTTCCCAGATTCTCCCATGTCAAACTGAATCATTGTATAGGAAACAGAAAGCCAGGTCAATAGCTGTAGATTCTGAGAGGAAGAGGAGGTCAAAAG CTATCCCTGTTAAAATCTCAGATCAAGCTGAAGCTGAGAATTCGGATAATGATGGTGACGAGAGTCAAGAAGCTTCTAGAAAAACAACTTCTAGTAAAAGGAAAGCATCCTCCACAACTGCTAGTGAAAag GTTCTCGAAGAAGTTTTTAAAGAAGTGAAAGAGGCTTCTAAAGATTCGTTGGATGAAGATTCTGAGTATGGTATTCGACAAAGTACTTCATTCAAATCTGATCCCTGCGTGAAATCAAGAAGAAAG GAGGCTGCAGGGACTAAGGAAATAACCCTAGAAGTTACTTCCAATCTTGACCACCTTCACGAAATCAAAATAG ATTCTGAACTTGCTACTCATGTCACTCCTTCAATAGCTGAAGTTGGAGAAAAAGAGAAGCAGGATGATGATCAAAGCGATAGTGGATCTTCTCCACCAAAGAATGATGCTAATCTTGATGACCAACATTCAAAAAATGAAgtaaatatgaacaaaattacCAACTCAGCGGATCAGGAAAATGAAGGATATCAACCATCAGAATCCCAAGCTCCTTTTGTCAAAAGTTCAGAGATGGAACTGGTTGCACAGGAAGAAGTATTGTTGGCTCAACTTCGTCCTATTGAAAACAGATTGAAGGGCATTCGCCAGCAAATTACAGACATTCGATCGTCTAAAGAGTCaaatgagaaacaaaaagaaatgttcttTTCTGCCGCTACTTACAATGCAGAAATTTTAAAAGAACAACTGGAAAAGAAGAATTAG